A genome region from Nocardioides cynanchi includes the following:
- a CDS encoding phage holin family protein, with protein MSTTTSGASGSPSGPSGDPTLGALVHDLTQQVPELIRSELRLAQAEMTEKGKRAGIGIGMFSAAGLLALFGLACVVATAVLALAHALPDWLSALVVGAVLFVAAGAIALVGKREVQQATPPAPEQAIEGVKEDIAVVKGARS; from the coding sequence ATGAGCACCACGACCTCGGGAGCCTCCGGTTCCCCCTCAGGACCCTCCGGCGACCCGACCCTGGGCGCCCTCGTGCACGACCTCACCCAGCAGGTGCCCGAGCTGATCCGCTCCGAGCTGCGCCTGGCCCAGGCCGAGATGACCGAGAAGGGCAAGCGTGCCGGGATCGGCATCGGGATGTTCAGTGCGGCGGGGCTGCTGGCCCTCTTCGGTCTGGCCTGCGTGGTCGCCACCGCCGTTCTCGCGCTGGCCCACGCCCTGCCCGACTGGCTCTCCGCGCTGGTCGTGGGCGCCGTGCTGTTCGTGGCGGCCGGGGCGATCGCTCTGGTGGGCAAGCGCGAGGTGCAGCAGGCGACGCCTCCTGCCCCCGAGCAGGCGATCGAGGGCGTCAAGGAGGACATCGCCGTGGTGAAGGGAGCACGTTCATGA
- the dnaG gene encoding DNA primase, with product MAGRIREEDIAEVREKAKLEEVVSDYVTLRPAGGGSLKGLCPFHDEKSPSFNVRPDRGWHCFGCGEGGDVISFLMKIDGLAFGEVVERLADKYGVTLRREDGDGRDDRPRGPQRQRLVLANKLAQEFYADALGTPDAVVARTFLTERGFDQAAAEHFGVGFAPRDGEALLRHLRQKGFTDEESVAAGLVAIGRSSYDRFRGRLLWPIRDSSGDTIGFGARRIFDDDRIEAKYLNTPETALYKKSQVLYGIDLARREMARTSQAVVVEGYTDVMACHLSGVGTAVATCGTAFGDDHARVLRRFLNDHSEFPGEVIFTFDGDAAGQKAALRAFGGDQNFVSQTYVAVEPSGLDPCDLRIQQGDAAVRELVARRQPLYRFVLGNVVKKYDLDRAEGRVGAVREAAALVHSSRDTAVVASSFAREIASLTGMDPADVQVEVRRAAARPSSAPSAPTRAPGAAPPPAAGPQQPRQPLPDLRDPRFALERETLKLVVQEPVAVGRTARDVGANDFTHPTYRAVWELVEQAGGPATAQAGWAARLRDLTTDPAVAAAVSALAVEPLLSRTGADDAFVAANVYRLQELTAQRRITELKSRLQRTNPVEQATDYNKMFGELVALEQHRRQLRDLAVGAT from the coding sequence GTGGCCGGACGAATTCGCGAGGAAGACATCGCGGAGGTGCGGGAGAAGGCCAAGCTCGAGGAGGTCGTCTCCGACTACGTCACGCTCCGCCCCGCCGGGGGAGGCTCGCTCAAGGGGCTGTGCCCCTTCCACGACGAGAAGTCCCCGTCGTTCAACGTGCGGCCCGACCGGGGCTGGCACTGCTTCGGTTGCGGCGAGGGGGGAGACGTCATCTCCTTCCTGATGAAGATCGACGGGCTGGCGTTCGGCGAGGTGGTCGAGCGCCTCGCCGACAAGTACGGCGTGACCCTGCGCCGCGAGGACGGCGACGGTCGCGACGACCGGCCGCGCGGGCCGCAGCGGCAGCGTCTGGTCCTGGCCAACAAGCTCGCGCAGGAGTTCTACGCCGACGCTCTCGGCACCCCCGACGCCGTGGTGGCGCGCACCTTCCTGACCGAGCGCGGCTTCGACCAGGCGGCCGCGGAGCACTTCGGGGTCGGCTTCGCCCCGCGGGACGGTGAGGCGCTGCTGCGGCACCTGCGACAGAAGGGGTTCACCGACGAGGAGTCGGTCGCGGCCGGCCTGGTCGCGATCGGCCGCTCGTCGTACGACCGGTTCCGGGGCCGCCTGCTGTGGCCGATCCGCGACTCCAGCGGCGACACCATCGGCTTCGGCGCACGCCGGATCTTCGACGACGACCGGATCGAGGCGAAGTACCTCAACACCCCCGAGACCGCCCTCTACAAGAAGAGCCAGGTCCTGTACGGCATCGACCTGGCCCGTCGCGAGATGGCCCGCACCTCCCAGGCGGTCGTGGTGGAGGGCTACACCGACGTGATGGCCTGCCACCTGTCGGGGGTCGGCACGGCCGTCGCCACCTGCGGTACGGCGTTCGGCGACGACCACGCGCGGGTGCTGCGCCGCTTCCTCAACGACCACTCGGAGTTCCCCGGCGAGGTGATCTTCACCTTCGACGGCGACGCCGCCGGGCAGAAGGCCGCGCTGCGCGCCTTCGGGGGCGACCAGAACTTCGTCTCCCAGACCTATGTCGCCGTCGAGCCGTCGGGGCTCGACCCCTGCGACCTGCGGATCCAGCAGGGGGACGCCGCGGTCCGCGAGCTCGTGGCCCGTCGCCAGCCGCTGTATCGCTTCGTGCTCGGCAACGTCGTGAAGAAGTACGACCTCGACCGGGCCGAGGGCCGGGTGGGGGCCGTGCGCGAGGCGGCGGCACTGGTGCACAGCAGCCGCGACACCGCCGTCGTCGCGAGCTCGTTCGCGCGCGAGATCGCCTCGCTGACGGGCATGGACCCCGCCGACGTCCAGGTCGAGGTCCGCCGGGCCGCGGCCCGACCCTCGTCCGCGCCGTCGGCACCCACGCGGGCACCCGGAGCCGCGCCGCCACCCGCGGCCGGGCCCCAGCAGCCCCGACAGCCGCTGCCCGACCTCCGCGACCCGCGGTTCGCCCTCGAGCGCGAGACCCTCAAGCTCGTGGTGCAGGAGCCGGTCGCGGTCGGCCGCACCGCCCGCGACGTCGGCGCCAACGACTTCACCCACCCGACCTACCGCGCGGTCTGGGAGCTGGTCGAGCAGGCAGGTGGCCCGGCCACGGCGCAGGCCGGCTGGGCGGCCCGGCTGCGCGACCTAACCACGGACCCGGCGGTGGCCGCCGCGGTCTCCGCGCTCGCGGTCGAGCCGCTGCTGAGCCGGACCGGGGCCGATGACGCGTTCGTGGCCGCCAACGTCTACCGCCTCCAGGAGCTCACCGCCCAGCGCCGGATCACCGAGCTCAAGTCGCGGCTGCAGCGGACCAACCCGGTCGAGCAGGCCACCGACTACAACAAGATGTTCGGCGAGCTGGTCGCCCTGGAGCAGCACCGTCGCCAGCTGCGCGACCTCGCCGTGGGCGCCACGTGA
- a CDS encoding YihY/virulence factor BrkB family protein — MTETRAQQNVDAREQAPDPDDPRKPDSPGDLHRRSWFYVLRKTRREFGDDQCTDLAAALTYYSVLALFPAAIALVSLLGVVGQAQSSVDTVLQVLQPLVSSSTLDTIQPSLEQIARSQGAGLALVLGILGALWSASGYVSAFGRAMNRIYEIDEGRPFWKLRPVMLLVTLLAILLVAVVLVMLIVSGPLATSIGNQIGLGSQALLVWNIAKWPVIVVVVMLVVAMLYYATPNVKQPKFRWLSIGASVAIVIWVLASVAFAFYVATFGSYNRTYGSLAGVVVGLLWIWITNLALLLGAEIDSELERGRQLQAGMPAEKDLQLPPRDTRGIRKAQKKEAKDIERGRLIRERAADGSNDPVENDQDETVIDATDGRHRDTTTTTTTKEKTS; from the coding sequence ATGACCGAGACCCGAGCCCAGCAGAACGTCGACGCCCGGGAGCAGGCTCCCGACCCCGACGACCCCCGCAAGCCCGACTCCCCCGGTGACCTGCACCGGCGGTCGTGGTTCTACGTGCTGCGCAAGACGCGACGCGAGTTCGGCGACGACCAGTGCACGGACCTCGCCGCCGCGCTGACCTACTACTCCGTTCTCGCGCTGTTCCCCGCTGCCATCGCCCTGGTGTCGCTGCTGGGGGTGGTCGGCCAGGCCCAGAGCAGCGTCGACACCGTGCTCCAGGTGCTCCAGCCCCTGGTCTCCTCCAGCACGCTCGACACGATCCAGCCGTCGCTGGAGCAGATCGCCCGTTCCCAGGGCGCCGGCCTGGCGCTGGTCCTCGGGATCCTCGGGGCGCTCTGGTCGGCGTCCGGCTACGTCAGCGCGTTCGGCCGGGCGATGAATCGGATCTACGAGATCGACGAGGGTCGGCCGTTCTGGAAGCTGCGCCCGGTGATGCTGCTGGTCACCCTGCTGGCGATCCTGCTGGTGGCCGTCGTGCTGGTGATGCTGATCGTCTCCGGCCCCCTGGCCACCTCGATCGGCAACCAGATCGGCCTCGGCTCGCAGGCGCTGCTGGTCTGGAACATCGCGAAGTGGCCGGTCATCGTCGTCGTCGTCATGCTCGTCGTCGCGATGCTCTACTACGCGACCCCCAACGTGAAGCAGCCGAAGTTCCGCTGGCTCTCGATCGGCGCGAGCGTCGCGATCGTGATCTGGGTGCTGGCGTCCGTGGCGTTCGCGTTCTACGTGGCGACGTTCGGCAGCTACAACCGGACCTACGGCTCCCTCGCCGGCGTGGTCGTCGGGCTGCTCTGGATCTGGATCACCAACCTCGCCCTCCTGCTCGGGGCCGAGATCGACTCCGAGCTCGAGCGGGGTCGCCAGCTCCAGGCCGGGATGCCGGCCGAGAAGGACCTCCAGCTCCCGCCGCGCGACACCCGGGGCATCCGCAAGGCGCAGAAGAAGGAAGCCAAGGACATCGAGCGTGGCCGCCTGATCCGGGAGCGGGCAGCCGACGGGTCGAACGACCCGGTCGAGAACGACCAGGACGAGACGGTGATCGACGCAACCGACGGCCGGCACCGCGACACCACCACCACCACCACCACCAAGGAGAAGACGTCATGA
- a CDS encoding deoxyguanosinetriphosphate triphosphohydrolase translates to MPEYDDAATERWVDEPPKRVPAPERTPFERDRARVVHAAASRRLAAKTQVVGPQSDDFVRNRLTHSLEVAQVARDLARALGCEPDLVETAALAHDLGHPPFGHNGERVLAEAAAECGGFEGNAQTLRLLTRLEAKTFSVDGRSVGLNLTRATLDACTKYPWLIADAELPTGVHADGSPRVVRKFGVYDDDWPVFDWMRSGVEGRRQCVEAQVMDLADDVAYSVHDVEDGIVAGRIDLTTLDVAAVEEAVRGWYLPDASADALAVGLAGLRSVGSWPVRPYDGSRRGLAALKNLTSDLIGRFCASAQAATFASYPGPLLRHRADLVVPEESLVEMAILKGIAAHYVMQADDRVRAMARQRELLAELVEALVAAGPSVLERPFADDWATATDDASRRRVLIDQVAALTDASAAAWHDRLV, encoded by the coding sequence ATGCCTGAGTACGACGATGCCGCCACCGAACGCTGGGTCGACGAGCCGCCCAAGCGGGTTCCCGCGCCCGAGCGCACCCCGTTCGAGCGCGACCGGGCCCGAGTGGTGCACGCCGCGGCCAGCCGGCGGCTCGCCGCGAAGACGCAGGTGGTCGGACCTCAGTCCGACGACTTCGTTCGCAACCGGCTGACCCACAGCCTCGAGGTCGCGCAGGTGGCGCGTGACCTCGCCCGGGCGCTGGGCTGCGAGCCCGATCTGGTCGAGACCGCCGCCCTGGCCCACGACCTCGGCCACCCGCCGTTCGGGCACAACGGCGAGCGGGTGCTGGCCGAGGCGGCCGCGGAGTGCGGCGGCTTCGAGGGGAACGCCCAGACGCTGCGCCTGCTGACCCGGCTCGAGGCCAAGACGTTCTCCGTGGACGGCCGCTCCGTCGGGCTGAACCTGACCCGGGCCACGCTCGACGCGTGCACCAAGTACCCCTGGCTGATCGCCGACGCCGAGCTGCCGACCGGGGTGCACGCGGACGGCTCGCCGCGGGTGGTCCGCAAGTTCGGGGTCTACGACGACGACTGGCCGGTCTTCGACTGGATGCGGTCGGGGGTCGAGGGACGCCGCCAGTGCGTCGAGGCCCAGGTCATGGATCTCGCCGACGACGTCGCCTACTCGGTGCACGACGTCGAGGACGGCATCGTCGCCGGCCGGATCGACCTCACCACCCTCGACGTCGCCGCCGTCGAGGAGGCGGTGCGCGGCTGGTACCTCCCCGACGCCTCGGCCGACGCGCTGGCGGTCGGGCTGGCCGGGCTCCGCTCGGTCGGCTCGTGGCCGGTCCGGCCGTACGACGGGAGCCGGCGTGGGCTGGCCGCGCTGAAGAACCTCACCAGCGACCTGATCGGGCGCTTCTGTGCCTCCGCGCAGGCGGCGACGTTCGCGTCGTACCCCGGTCCGCTGCTGCGGCACCGGGCCGACCTGGTCGTCCCCGAGGAGTCACTGGTCGAGATGGCGATCCTGAAGGGGATCGCAGCGCACTACGTGATGCAGGCCGACGACCGGGTCCGGGCGATGGCCCGCCAGCGCGAGCTCCTTGCCGAGCTCGTCGAGGCGCTCGTGGCCGCCGGCCCGTCGGTGCTCGAGCGGCCGTTCGCCGACGACTGGGCGACCGCCACGGACGACGCGAGCCGCCGACGGGTGCTGATCGACCAGGTGGCCGCGCTGACCGATGCCAGCGCGGCCGCCTGGCACGACCGCCTCGTCTAG
- a CDS encoding DUF3618 domain-containing protein: MSDTRTTAEIEADIQRQRDHLADTVDQLSHKLDVKAQARERAARVQDRVTTSSGKPRPEIVAGAVAVVALVAGIVWWRRR, encoded by the coding sequence ATGAGCGACACGCGTACGACGGCCGAGATCGAGGCCGACATCCAGCGCCAGCGCGACCACCTGGCCGACACCGTGGACCAGCTGAGCCACAAGCTCGACGTCAAGGCGCAGGCCCGCGAGCGGGCGGCCCGCGTCCAGGACCGGGTCACGACCAGCAGCGGCAAGCCGCGGCCCGAGATCGTCGCCGGAGCCGTCGCCGTGGTGGCCCTGGTCGCCGGGATCGTCTGGTGGCGACGTCGATGA